TGCCTGAGTTACCAAAAGCCCGCCGTGAACGTTTTGTCGCTGACTTTGGCGTGACTGAGTACGATGCTCACGTGCTTACGCTGACTCGTGAAATGTCAGAGTTTTATGAAGACGTGGTAAAAGCTGCTGGCGGTGCTGCACAAGGTAAGATTGCTGCAAACTGGGTGATGGGTGAATTCTCAGGGGCGCTGAACAAAGCGGGCTTAGAGTTGGCGGACTCTCCTGTATCAGCAGAAAAATTGGGTGGCATGATTGCACGTATTGTGGACAACACCATTAACGGTAAGATTGCGAAACAAGTGTTCGGTTTTATGTGGGAAGAAGGCAAAACTGCGGACGAGATTATTGCTGAAAAAGGCTTGAAACAGGAAACTGATACAGGTGCAATTGAAGCAATCATTAAAGACGTACTTGCTGCTAACGAGAAGATGGTTGAAGAGTATAAATCTGGTAAAGAGAAAGCCTTTAACGGTCTTGTTGGTCAAGTGATGAAAGCAGCGAAAGGTAAAGCTAACCCTGCACAAGTAAATGAATTAATGAAGAAATTGATTGGTTGATTATTGATTAATTTATAAATTCATGAGATAAAACCCCTACCTCGTGTGGGGTTTTATTTTTGAGAGAAGAATGGCTTTAAAAACAATTTTTAATGTTTCAGAAGAAAAAACAGCAAAATTAGCAGTTTTAATTGATGCAGATAATGCTTCAGCAAAAGATATCGAAAATATTTTAAATGAACTCACGAAATATGGTGAAGCAACGGTTAAACGTATTTATGGAAATTTTGTCAATCAAAATGGGAATTGGAAACAAGCTATCAATAGCTTAGCCATTAAACCCATGCAACAATTCGCATATACCACAGGTAAAAATGCAACCGATGGTTTTATGATTATTGATGCTATGGATTTACTCTATACAGGAAGATTTGATGGTTTTTGCCTAGTATCAAGTGATAGCGATTTCACTGCTTTAGCCATCCGCATCAAAGAACAAGGTGCAACTGTTTACGGTTTTGGTAAAAAGCAGACACCTGAAGCTTTTAGAAATGCTTGCTCACATTTCACTTATGTTGAAAATTTAAGTAATTATGAAGAACCAGTAGTAATTAAAGAACCATCTACACCTATAACAAAAGAAGTTAAACAAGAGAACATTGTTAAGGAAGCACCTAAACAGGAAATAAAAAATGATACAACCTCTACTCTACCTTTAAATATTATTAAGCAAGTTTTTGATAACCATGATACTGAATGGATTAGTGTTGCATCACTTGGTTCTCAATGGAAACTATTACAAGTAGATTTCGATCCACGTACATATGGATTTAAAAAGTTAGGTGATTTAGTAAAAGGTTTTCCTCAAATTTTTAAAACAGAAGAACGATTGAACAACGATCATAAAAATTTATATGTAAAACTTAAATAATACATTTAAATATTAAAGCCATTTTTTTATATGTGACGTCTAATCTTCTCTACCCCCTCTTTAAAAAAGGGGGATTTTGCACATTAGCCTTCTTGATATTCGTGGTTTCATCTCCTTTTTAAAGGCTGAACGTTATAACTCGCAAGAGAAAGAGCATTCAAAAATGCGTAAATCACTCCCAACCTTTTACATCTCCTCATCCATGAACAAAAACCTCGCGACCCTCATCATTTTTAGCACCATCTTCCTTTGGTCAACCATTATTGGA
The DNA window shown above is from Acinetobacter piscicola and carries:
- a CDS encoding NYN domain-containing protein — protein: MALKTIFNVSEEKTAKLAVLIDADNASAKDIENILNELTKYGEATVKRIYGNFVNQNGNWKQAINSLAIKPMQQFAYTTGKNATDGFMIIDAMDLLYTGRFDGFCLVSSDSDFTALAIRIKEQGATVYGFGKKQTPEAFRNACSHFTYVENLSNYEEPVVIKEPSTPITKEVKQENIVKEAPKQEIKNDTTSTLPLNIIKQVFDNHDTEWISVASLGSQWKLLQVDFDPRTYGFKKLGDLVKGFPQIFKTEERLNNDHKNLYVKLK